The proteins below come from a single Chthoniobacterales bacterium genomic window:
- a CDS encoding sialidase family protein, with the protein MSTIRVLVGTRKGAFLLTSDGQRERWEVSGPHFAGWEIYHLKGSPVDPNRLYASVSSGWFGQVIQRSDDGGATWAPVGNAFLYDGVPGTHQWYDGTQHPWEFKRVWHLEPSFTDPDHVYAGVEDAALFESKDGGATWTELSGLRQHDTGPLWQPGAGGMCLHTILLDPVNAGRMFVAISAAGAFRSDDFGKTWRPINKGLVSNFMPNPTGEVGHCVHHIAFHKANPETLFMQKHWDVMRSDDGGNNWREVSGNLPTDFGFPIDVNANEPETIYVVPIKSDSEHFPIDGALQVWRSRTGGGEWEALTKGLPQRDCYVNVLRDAMAVDALDPCGVYFGTTGGQVYCSADAGDSWNAIVRDLPAVLSVEVQTVP; encoded by the coding sequence ATGAGCACGATCCGAGTCCTTGTCGGCACCCGCAAGGGAGCATTTCTCCTCACGTCCGATGGCCAGCGCGAGCGGTGGGAGGTGAGCGGGCCGCATTTCGCCGGCTGGGAGATCTATCACCTCAAGGGATCGCCGGTGGATCCCAATCGCCTCTACGCCTCGGTTTCCAGCGGGTGGTTCGGGCAGGTGATCCAGCGCTCCGACGACGGTGGCGCCACGTGGGCGCCGGTCGGAAACGCGTTTCTCTACGACGGCGTGCCCGGCACGCATCAATGGTATGACGGCACGCAGCATCCGTGGGAATTCAAGCGCGTCTGGCATCTCGAGCCCTCGTTCACCGATCCGGACCATGTCTACGCCGGGGTGGAGGATGCCGCGCTTTTCGAGTCGAAGGACGGCGGCGCGACCTGGACCGAGCTCTCCGGCCTGCGCCAGCACGATACCGGCCCGCTCTGGCAGCCGGGAGCCGGCGGGATGTGTCTGCACACGATCCTGCTCGACCCCGTGAACGCCGGCCGGATGTTCGTTGCGATCTCGGCGGCGGGTGCATTCCGCAGCGACGATTTCGGAAAAACGTGGCGACCGATCAACAAGGGGCTCGTCTCGAATTTCATGCCGAATCCTACCGGGGAGGTCGGTCATTGCGTGCACCATATCGCGTTTCACAAGGCGAATCCGGAGACGCTCTTCATGCAGAAGCACTGGGACGTGATGCGCAGTGATGACGGTGGCAACAACTGGCGCGAGGTGAGCGGCAACCTGCCGACGGACTTCGGCTTCCCGATCGACGTGAATGCGAACGAGCCCGAGACGATCTACGTGGTGCCGATCAAGAGCGACTCCGAGCATTTTCCAATCGACGGGGCGTTGCAGGTCTGGCGCAGCCGCACGGGCGGCGGGGAGTGGGAGGCGCTCACGAAGGGGCTGCCGCAGCGGGATTGTTACGTGAACGTTCTGCGTGACGCGATGGCGGTGGATGCGCTCGATCCCTGCGGGGTGTATTTCGGCACGACCGGCGGCCAGGTCTATTGCTCCGCCGACGCGGGCGATTCCTGGAATGCCATCGTGCGCGATCTGCCGGCGGTGCTGTCGGTGGAAGTGCAGACGGTGCCATGA
- a CDS encoding MoaD/ThiS family protein yields the protein MIRVVLPAHLRTLARVDGDVELEVGAPVTIRSVLDALEMKYPMLRGAIRDHGTLKRRAFVRFFACQQDLSHDSVDAPLPDIVASGAEPFVVLGAIAGG from the coding sequence ATGATCCGGGTCGTCCTGCCGGCCCATCTGCGCACGCTGGCCCGAGTCGACGGCGATGTGGAGCTCGAGGTCGGAGCGCCGGTGACGATCCGCTCGGTGCTCGACGCGCTCGAGATGAAGTATCCGATGCTGCGGGGGGCGATTCGCGACCACGGCACGCTCAAGCGCCGGGCGTTTGTGCGCTTCTTTGCGTGCCAGCAGGATCTCTCGCACGATTCCGTCGACGCTCCGCTCCCGGACATCGTCGCGAGTGGCGCGGAACCGTTCGTCGTGCTCGGCGCGATCGCCGGCGGCTAG
- a CDS encoding VanW family protein, producing the protein MDAKLALRRSLRDQPTRWGAAVFLAKATMLRWKRALAEPPGRRPRRLARQPLSPDFHLLAESRSPLYAQISAAEWALQAGKVQNLRLAARALDGLVVPAGEVFSFWANVGRATRRRGFVNGRELREGCVIPNIGGGLCQLSNALHDVALQAGLEIVERHAHTRQVSDSRFAGRDATVFWNYVDLRFRAKEDTRIAAELSADELIVRLASATGLPSAREIAPGCATGLRAAESCETCGRADCFRHAEAVSLPRTHGDAWVVDAWMPEHDGWMCAHRQPADHLLLPMDGRRLGLRAYRWLSEGFAAVHQAPFTVLRRSITSRRLASQGATRQRALLAMDEAMAIALARRIPPLAPHLTISQNLLPFLWRDGWLGGRTFDVLMTRLPLHEMEARLDRAALARPESPTLADFRAPAEIVEWERRALAAARAWVTPHAAIATLAGSRARPVDWEMPAVSIARRGTEIVFPVSTLARKGACELREALLALELPLRLVGPVIEGEDFWRDVRLSHSEGDWLDGAAAVVLPAWIEHQPRRLLRALAAGVPVIASEACGLTPRPGLTIVPTGDVEALRIALEAIAEPTRRSRCAR; encoded by the coding sequence ATGGACGCGAAACTCGCCCTGCGACGGTCCTTGCGCGACCAGCCGACGCGCTGGGGCGCGGCCGTTTTCCTGGCGAAGGCGACCATGCTCCGGTGGAAGCGGGCGCTGGCCGAGCCTCCGGGGCGCCGTCCTCGCCGGCTCGCGCGCCAGCCATTGTCGCCGGATTTTCACCTCCTGGCGGAATCCCGCTCCCCGCTGTATGCCCAGATCTCTGCGGCCGAGTGGGCGTTGCAGGCGGGGAAGGTGCAGAATCTGCGACTGGCCGCCCGCGCGCTGGATGGCCTCGTCGTCCCGGCGGGCGAGGTGTTCAGCTTCTGGGCGAATGTGGGGCGCGCGACGCGGCGGCGGGGATTCGTCAATGGGCGCGAGCTGCGGGAGGGCTGCGTGATTCCCAATATCGGCGGCGGCCTTTGCCAGCTTTCGAATGCGCTCCACGACGTCGCGCTGCAGGCCGGGCTCGAGATCGTCGAGCGGCACGCCCACACCCGGCAGGTTTCGGACAGTCGGTTCGCCGGCCGCGATGCCACGGTCTTCTGGAATTACGTCGACCTGCGTTTCCGGGCGAAGGAGGACACCCGGATTGCGGCGGAATTGTCGGCCGATGAATTGATCGTGCGGCTTGCCTCGGCGACCGGCCTGCCGTCGGCGCGAGAGATTGCGCCCGGATGCGCGACGGGCCTGCGGGCGGCGGAGAGCTGCGAGACCTGCGGCAGGGCCGATTGTTTTCGGCACGCGGAGGCCGTGTCGCTGCCCCGCACCCATGGGGACGCCTGGGTGGTCGATGCGTGGATGCCCGAGCACGACGGCTGGATGTGCGCCCATCGCCAGCCGGCGGATCACCTGTTGCTGCCGATGGATGGTCGCCGGCTTGGGCTCCGCGCCTATCGCTGGTTGAGCGAGGGTTTCGCAGCCGTGCACCAGGCGCCGTTTACGGTGCTTCGGCGGTCGATCACATCCCGTCGGCTGGCGAGCCAGGGAGCGACGCGGCAGCGCGCTTTGCTCGCGATGGACGAGGCGATGGCGATCGCGCTGGCCCGCCGGATTCCGCCGCTCGCGCCGCATCTCACGATCAGCCAGAATCTCCTGCCCTTCCTCTGGCGCGACGGCTGGCTCGGGGGCCGGACATTCGACGTGCTGATGACGCGTCTGCCGCTGCACGAAATGGAGGCGCGGCTCGATCGGGCCGCCCTCGCTCGTCCGGAAAGTCCGACACTCGCCGACTTTCGAGCCCCGGCCGAAATCGTGGAATGGGAACGCCGGGCTCTCGCCGCCGCCCGGGCCTGGGTGACGCCGCACGCGGCCATCGCCACGCTCGCCGGTTCGCGCGCTCGCCCTGTGGACTGGGAAATGCCCGCCGTGTCGATCGCCCGTCGGGGCACGGAGATCGTGTTTCCTGTGAGCACCCTCGCACGCAAGGGCGCCTGCGAATTGCGCGAGGCGCTCCTCGCTCTCGAGCTGCCGCTCCGGCTTGTCGGGCCCGTGATCGAAGGGGAGGATTTCTGGCGCGACGTTCGCCTGTCCCATTCGGAAGGCGATTGGCTGGACGGCGCGGCCGCGGTGGTGCTTCCGGCATGGATCGAACATCAACCGCGGCGCTTGCTGCGGGCGCTCGCGGCGGGTGTGCCGGTGATTGCCAGCGAGGCGTGCGGGCTGACGCCGAGGCCGGGACTGACGATCGTGCCGACCGGCGATGTCGAGGCGCTGCGAATCGCGCTGGAGGCGATCGCGGAGCCTACGCGCCGTTCTCGATGTGCGAGATGA